A region from the Triticum urartu cultivar G1812 chromosome 1, Tu2.1, whole genome shotgun sequence genome encodes:
- the LOC125550727 gene encoding remorin-like, protein MDGGLRQSRVRFSGVGQEDQGSGQAMAMPPQRQRGTPFGRGEEYDAAYAATVAAVAYAIAAMEEEKLPPQQKPIPEKTASRQKRVTVHEPTAAPPPRSPPRRGGSMKRPTEGSKISRLFSGNKEIVEVGDEDEQGANVSVRRPVKPAPKKPGGPTPGQNVVGKVVDSVPNLKDNPSFTRKTPDKKRSRNFEQEEANQRAKPGVNPTTSFPGERKQSWRHEQEPANQRAPPAARPPGMVYSSEAERMAAAWEKEELAKIKERYNETMETIAEWETEKKAKARRQKEPKEGDSERKRAKALEEYNDEMKRISKVAAASRLSAEDKKRNAEGKVWEKAAKIRSTGKLPRSCGCF, encoded by the exons ATGGACGGTGGATTGAGACAATCGAG GGTCCGGTTTTCTGGTGTAGGGCAGGAAGATCAGGGCAGCGGGCAGGCCATGGCAATGCCACCACAGCGACAGCGAGGCACGCCTTTTGGAAGAG GTGAAGAATACGATGCCGCGTACGCAGCAACGGTGGCGGCAGTGGCATATGCCATTGCTGCAATGGAGGAAGAGAAGTTACCACCTCAGCAGAAGCCTATCCCAGAGAAAACAGCATCTCGGCAGAAGCGTGTAACAGTTCATGAGCCCacagccgccccgccgccgagaTCACCACCCAGGAGAGGCGGAAGCATGAAAAGGCCGACTGAAGGAAGCAAAATCTCAAGATTGTTTAGTGGTAACAAAGAAATCGTTGAAGTTGGCGACGAAGATGAACAAGGAG CGAATGTTTCGGTGAGGAGGCCGGTGAAACCGGCGCCAAAGAAGCCAGGAGGTCCAACTCCAGGCCAGAACGTGGTAGGGAAGGTGGTCGACTCCGTCCCGAACCTGAAGGACAATCCAAGTTTCACGAGGAAAACACCGGACAAGAAGAGGAGCAGAAACTTTGAGCAGGAGGAAGCAAATCAGAGGGCGAAACCCGGGGTTAACCCGACGACCTCGTTTCCAGGAGAGAGGAAACAGAGCTGGAGGCACGAGCAGGAGCCGGCGAATCAGAGGGCGCCACCGGCAGCCAGGCCTCCAGGAATGGTTTATTCCAGCGAGGCGGAGAGGATGGCGGCCGCGTGGgagaaggaggagctggcgaagATCAAGGAGCG GTACAACGAGACGATGGAAACCATAGCCGAATGGGAGActgagaagaaggccaaggccaggCGCCAGAAGGAGCCCAAAGAG GGCGATTCGGAGAGGAAGAGAGCAAAGGCGCTGGAGGAGTACAACGACGAGATGAAGCGGATCAGCAAGGTGGCCGCCGCGTCGAGGCTGTCGGCGGAGGACAAGAAAAGGAACGCCGAGGGCAAAGTCTGGGAGAAGGCGGCCAAAATCCGGTCGACGGGGAAGCTCCCTCGGTCCTGTGGCTGCTTCTGA